The genomic segment TAAGAACACCACCCATTAGACAGGGTGTGGTCGGAATTTGGGTTTGGAGGAGGGATTTGCCCTCATTACGTAGTATAAGGGCCTCCTGCTGGGCCTTTTCTATACATGTCTAGAGAGATTTttcctgttttcttttttgccaTTTCTCTGCCATTAAAATGAACTTTTAGAACTGTGTCTTCCAAGAATTTTTCTTTGTCCACCATTAAAGAGAGGGAAAGTTCGAACTGAACAAGGCATTAAGAACAGCCAAAGGAGTTTCACCTCAGAAGCAAAACTAGGAAAAACTATGAAATCCCTTTCCAGTACATACAATTTAAGAGAAGAGGTGGATTCACACCTTCTGCCTTGAAGCCAAACCACTCAGCAGTGGATCTCATCCATTACCTGGAGATTTAGAGAAACTGGTTAGGCAGTGAAAATGCATGTTTCTGCGTTCTACAGTAAGGGGATAGCATAAACACTTGCCGGACAGAATTAAAATCACATCAGCATCATTTGGCAAAAAATCacatttaatgaatttttaactTGCTCCATTAGCATTCCCTAAGCATTCTAGGTTCGATTTCACTCTCTTTGATGCTCTAATTCTTTCAAGAAATCATAGTTAGGCAAGCATTGTCTCTCAGAAATCATATCCTTCTATTACTCATAGTCCCATGTCAGGCTACGTTTTACAAAAGAATATCAACATAACAAAGCAACAATGAGAATGAGGCCCTGGTTTACAATCTTTACTATTGCATATTCATTTCAGGATTAACATGAggttgaaaagccattgaagagCCAGAAGATCGCACTTCAAAATATGTTTTCCGAGGCCATAAAGGATCAGTACTGGCGCAATAACTAAATGGATGAGAATTCTGACAACGGCATGAAACAGGTCATGTTTTACTTGTAAAGTAATAAGCAGGGAAAAATATCATAGTTATAAGACCCTGGTCTTAATTAAGGTCCGGGTCATGGGTAGAGTTAGACACGGCCAACCAActtctgataattttttttaatttcaaaaaactcaaaataataataaaaaaagagatttttcatGGTTATAAAATTTAACTCGGTCTAAACTCTAGGTTGCAAGTGAGGATTTAATCCATGTTAActtgacttttaattttttttgttataaaaaaaacccaaaatcatgttgttttggcaaaaagaaaaagaaaagggtttcCCACTGACCTGGCTAGGCCAGTACCCGGGTTGACAAAACACCTATCAGACGAGGCTAGATCTTATAACCGGGGAAAATATCCTTCCACTCCATCAAAAAGGAAAAGCATAACCTCAAGAACACCATGAAGGAGTCAGATGAGCATGTTTCCACCATAATTGATGTCTTCCCATAAAATAAATGCTTCTCAGTAGAATTTTGCaatgaattaaatatattgaaatggaTGGAACAGTAAAAAAAGCACAACCAGGAAACAGCTCGTTATCACAAAAGTCCTAAAGAAACTTATGCTTTCagttaaaaagtaaataaaagaaaggacATCATGGATGGAATGCTCGTATTATTTTTGCATCGAAGAGACAGATGCAACATTAAAGTAGAGAGGAAGTAATTCACATGCCATGCCTTTTCTATTTTACCCAAGATGATGGTGACATCGCAACAATGACCCTTGCTTGGTTATGAAGCAAGGGTCCTGTGAAAGAAAACAAGATGTTTTAATTCTTTGCAGTTAGTAGCCAAGTAGCTACCCAACATTATTGAGATTATCCTTTCTGCTGCAAGCTCCAGCAGTAAATTTAAGCACAGCGTAGAGTCTCGTCGGCTTATTTATGGTATAAGATGGAACAAAAAAGAGTCAAGTAAATGTTCATCGTTGAAAGAACGCCATCAAAATGTAACAAAATGAAATGATCAAACCTCTCATAGTTTCTCACCGTGCATTGGTTATTCTCACCACCTTCTGTTCTTGCAGAACTAACTAAAAACTACAATTGCATTTAATCCTTATTCAAACAATGACCTttaagaaaaatgaagtcaCTAGGTGGTGCAGTTTGTACCTTCAAGCAATCTGTGGTTCCCTGTGGCTGCGTAGGCAACGGATGGTTCAACAATTGGCGAGGTGGAGTCTCTAGTCCTTTCACCAGACTGCATTTTTGAAACACATGGAAACAGGTTTTTCTCGTCGATCCCTTGATCATAAAGAATGCCCTTGAAAACATGGCCACTTATATTCACCTTAGCTTGATAGGCAACCTCAGCTTCACCACTGTTAATGGCTGTTACTCTAATGCACCTGAAAACTGCCGGTTCACGGACTTGGCCAGGTAAAGACAGTTTGAAGCTTGCATCTATAATTCCAaggaacaaaaagaaataaGCTAACCATTTCCCACTTTTCAACAAATTCAAGTTCACCAAACCTATACCATCAGTGTATGAACTCAAgtttttctcaatataaaaTGAAGAATTCCAAGTGATCTCTGGATCACTGGAATCTATTTATTAAGGGCAAGATCTCTGCTTTTCTGTGCACGAAAAGATCAATTCCGTCACCAAATACAGCTTATTTCGATGCAAGATTATAACTATATCATCCTCaagtcaaaaaatatattaaacgaAGATCAGAGAAAGAGAGACTCAATCTTGCAAATCAGCATTAAAGTCCTAATGGTCACTAAAATTTACAAATCACAGAACAAATATATCagaaagaaagagggagagagaaagaaagaggtaCCCTGATAACTAGAGCCTGTATCGAAGTTGACAGAAGCAGCAGCATTGTTATTAGAAGTACTGAAACTATTAGATGTAGCAGTCACATTTTCTCTTGGCCTTTTACCACCAACACAGCCACCACCAGAAGAAGCAGAAgagtcaccaccaccaccacaaccaaGCCTCTCTCGCCTCCTCGCAGCAGACACCCATGTGCTCTTCATGTGAGTGGTACAATCATACTCTCTACTCTTGCAACAAGTCCTGCACCTCCTATACTGACACTCTTTCTTTGCCCTGTTTCCACAGTCCCTGCAAGCTCTTGCAGGACCAATATTCCTTCCAGTATCATTATCCCCAACAACATTTAAATCACCCcttttaagaaaactagattTTTGCTGGTATTTATTGAGAGTGGTCCAAGATTCTTGATTGTTTGCAATGTTACATTGATCATTGGTGTTGGCTATTTGGTGAGTAGAGGGAATGTGTGGAGGCTGGTGGTGGTGAAAAGGAGAAGGTGGCGGAGCTATAAAGAGTATGTTGTGAAGGCCTAACATGTTTGTATGGTCAGGTGGGAaggtagtggtggtggtggtgactgGATGTGGCGGTGGTGGCCATGTTTTGGCGGTGGTGAGGGTACTAGGAGTTGAAGTGGCCACGGTTGATGGTTTGTATCAAGAATATAAGTTGATGATTGTGTATAGTTATAGtacaaagaaaagactttgCAATGGCAGTTAAGTGATGGATatgagctagctagctagctaagcTTACAATGATATAGAAGTGTACAACATGAAGGCAATTATTGCTGCTCAGAGAGAGAGATTTGTTGCAGAGTTGCCTTTTCTACTGGTAGTCAACTACTGTGTACTGAAATTCCTCTGTTTctaacagaaatcactttttttttaaggaattatTGCCTTGcagaagaatatattaaaatatatttttttaattttttatatcaaaatatttaaaaatattaatttaatttttttaaaataaatacatttttgaaacgtaatttaaaacatattccCAACCggtcattaaaaattatatcttcttggataaaaatacattagaaAATCTTTCAACAtccatacaaatttattaatttttttaaaatacattatacTAATAAGatgaataagttttttaaaatcactcaAAAACATATTGATTAATACATAAAATGATTCAAGAACATATTCAAATATCAATGAATAAGgaaatatatagatttttatttattctgaaATTAAACATCCAAGTTCATcggattttaatgttaaatatatgttcattttatatttctcGAACTAAAATGCAATggcttaattatttttctcctcTCATAATTAATCCACCAAATTTAAGAAGCAATAATTGCCTGTTAATcttaaagtacaaaaaaaaacaaaagttaagtCACTTTTATCCTAtctgtaatgatgcatcttcaatttatttactTACCAGTAGCCTTTTGATGCAGTGGAATGGCTGGCACAGGTGAGGCAGTGGGAAGAAATGGTGACCTCCTCTGTCGTTACAGGATTCCAAGTAATTATTATAAGattgtaattaataattataaaaatcaaaatatttggtATTTGAATCTTCATCTACATCATGATCAGGatatatatgtgttttttttttaatatttaagtatATGGATGAATTTGTAACTTTTTTAATACACTGTATCAATATAGAATTGTTCATAAGGAAATTCTTTCTAGGAAGGTAGGttagattattatttaataaaaaaaaatatagatagtagagaaaaaattattttaaaaaataaatatataaaataaatgtattttttttgtataattttatatgtaccgaatacaaaaatttaattaatacttgATAATTACCTGttaatttttcaccaacgtgCGTCAACAAACATCATATCATCCAACAGGGATCAGAACAAcgtgtttttttgttaacaatattttttatatatatagcaagATAAGCCAAGGTGTGAGGCACTATAGAAAGGTTTCTCTGACGTGTAGAAAACTCTCACAATTAAAGGAGAGGTGTGGGCCAAACCTAGGCTATGAGTCCAAGTTTAGAGTCTAAAAGCCTAGTCTACATGGCTCCATAGATGTAGGCTACAACCTAGCAGAGTAGGCATCTGCTCAGAtgcctttgctttttttttttttgttttttactcgtTTTGGGCACAATGATTTTCAAGTGCTGCACCGCTGTGCTCGTTAACCGATTGCTGTAGCTTCTTTGTTCTTTCCATTACATGGTGGCCGGTGGGGTGGGGTGGGCCATGGCGTGTGGGCTCGGTTGCTTTTGAGTATTAACCCAGATCAGATGGGGAAGCCTAGGCGACGAAGGAAGGAATCTCCTCTGCCATTGATTACTCTGTTTTACGTGATCCAGGAGGGCTCAAATTGTCGATCATTTCCAAAGTATAAACTGTTTTAATTCTTAGGTATTGCGTTTAATCTTGTTCATATAACAATTAATCTTGTTCATGTAATTAAGTGATTTATGCATGTTCCCACAACAAAGCTTCACACATAGCAGCACTATGATCCTGAAGCGATCAACCTGTAAGCACGAGGGAGTATAAACAAGACAACTAACCATATGATGTACACCACAGCCGCTCAATCTAAGGTGTTGAGTTCGTCGTATTTCATAGCAACTTCATTACATTGTGTTTTTATACTTGTTACCCTTTGATGGAACTAAGCAGTATTATACACAGTATTATACGCGAGAGACACGTGTTAGGAGTGTTGTGGTTAGAGCTTTTGCATCGCGAGAGATAAATTATACAGCACCTCCATCAAAAAGCAAGTTCTTCCCAAATTTGACTGTTGAGCTGAAAACATTCCCTCATGGATGCCGGGTCTCAAAAATAGGAGCATTAGTTGAAACACTCGGCATCCAGATCCAGTTGCCTGAGTTTCTGAGTGATCTGGAAGTATGATTAGCAATGAAACCCTAAAGATTCCCTGCTCCTTGTGGTTGGGACATACAGAATCAAGTCAGACAAACCATCTTCTTCCCAGTTGGCATGAACCAAATTCAACTATCTTGCTTAGTGTGCCGAAACATGAGATTTGTTTCTGAGCTGTCTGATACGAGGCTCTACCAAGGTTCAGAGTTATTTCCGAGAAAATTTCTAACATGTGAGGGCTTGCTCCAACCTTCCTCCATTGAAATGAGGTTAAGGCGTATGATTAGTTTCTCCACAGCATCTTCCTCCAAGCTGCTTAATTTATTGGATGCCTGTTTTTGCAAGGAAGAACCCTGCAAAAGTTCAAGActtctttttttcagtttgttAGAAGAATGGAAGTGTCATGGTATGCCAGGTAGAAAACATACCTTCTCTTGATACAACTTGAGATATTGCAGCGATTGCTCATAAAACCCACAATGGTATAAAAGAACACTGTAGTCTCTTAGTTCCTTAGGGTCGGATTCAAGGAGTATTAAACGCTCACAAGCTGCAACAAAAGCAATACTTTCCTCATGAATATAAGTTTAAAAGCAATTGCGAGGACCTTTTTTACGGTGATCAACTATGTGGCAATTGCTTGAACCAGTGATTATGTGATAGTTTGTGTATCAAAATCCATGGCTATCTTTCTTCCCTTTCCATTTCTTATCCCATAATGGAAATTAATGATTCAATTTGCCACTCAAGATAATAATAGTTTAACATTTTGAATAGTTGTGTTCTATCTTCGTCTGTGCTTTTCCCAGACACTCCTCCCTCTGTCCCCTGATGAAAAGAGTAAAGGGAAGTGATGGCTCAATTTGTCACTCAAGTTAATGCGATATCAAAAATGATAGTTATCCTTGTAGTTTTAACATTTTGGATACTTATGTTGCATCTTGGTCCAAACCATGGCTACAAGGCCactcatccctctctctctctctctctaaagtTCTTTGTGTCACGACACCATACAAGTGGGATGTAAGCAGACAACCAGTGTACAGGGTAGTTATGCCATAACTTGCATCAAATATAGCTCACTGGTCTGTAAACGTCCCAAATCAGAAGCCCattattaagtttttaaaactgAGAAACCAAAAAAGTTGATTAGCACATGAAGCATCACGCATCAAGGATATGGGGAGGTCCCACGACACACCTTTCTAGTAACACACTCCATAACTCGGctcagaggaggaggaggaggaggaggaggaggaggagcaaaCTACTGTCTTCCAAGCATCATGGTAACAAAAGGGCGATGAAGTTGAGCAAACTACTGTCTTCCAAGCATTGTGGTAACAAAAGGGCGAGGAAGTTAACAGACAGAGGGAGGACGCGAAGCATCACACAAGTCTCTCcattgtcaaataaaaaaaagagaaccaaAGAAGGACTAGGGAGACACGATGAAAACAACTCTTCAAATGAATTGCTCATTTTGGATGGCCATTGTATATTCTACTTGAAGACAGCATACCCGCCCAACCTGGTAAGGCAAGGACTAAgattttcttccaacaaattaAAGAGAGCGTGCAACCCCCAAGCCACACTAaggaaaacacacacacacgcacacacaccaGAATTTGAAACTTCTGCCATAGTGAATAAtgatgattgaataaaaaacgaCTACAATGCATGGATCCAGTATCACTGGGAAGCCAACGCAAAAGAACAATTTGGTTTCACATGTCAACATGTTGCCATTACCTGTCTGGCACCTCAAATACAAAGTCCCATCAAACTGCCTGGGACATCGATggtaaacagaaaaaaataatttaa from the Populus nigra chromosome 1, ddPopNigr1.1, whole genome shotgun sequence genome contains:
- the LOC133698610 gene encoding protein LATERAL ROOT PRIMORDIUM 1-like isoform X1, yielding MLGLHNILFIAPPPSPFHHHQPPHIPSTHQIANTNDQCNIANNQESWTTLNKYQQKSSFLKRGDLNVVGDNDTGRNIGPARACRDCGNRAKKECQYRRCRTCCKSREYDCTTHMKSTWVSAARRRERLGCGGGGDSSASSGGGCVGGKRPRENVTATSNSFSTSNNNAAASVNFDTGSSYQDASFKLSLPGQVREPAVFRCIRVTAINSGEAEVAYQAKVNISGHVFKGILYDQGIDEKNLFPCVSKMQSGERTRDSTSPIVEPSVAYAATGNHRLLEGNG
- the LOC133698610 gene encoding protein LATERAL ROOT PRIMORDIUM 1-like isoform X2 — its product is MLGLHNILFIAPPPSPFHHHQPPHIPSTHQIANTNDQCNIANNQESWTTLNKYQQKSSFLKRGDLNVVGDNDTGRNIGPARACRDCGNRAKKECQYRRCRTCCKSREYDCTTHMKSTWVSAARRRERLGCGGGGDSSASSGGGCVGGKRPRENVTATSNSFSTSNNNAAASVNFDTGSSYQDASFKLSLPGQVREPAVFRCIRVTAINSGEAEVAYQAKVNISGHVFKGILYDQGIDEKNLFPCVSKMQSGERTRDSTSPIVEPSVAYAATGNHRLLEVFS